From a region of the Tenggerimyces flavus genome:
- a CDS encoding SigE family RNA polymerase sigma factor: MTDAAEDFHAYVYARYRALMRTAFLLTGDHHAAEDLVQTALAKAFLAWARIERREAIDSYIRKTMVNEHTSWWRRAWRRREVTREQVPDQPLDDLGERDRDLWDLVERLPAKQRVAVVLRYYEDLTEAETAAALGVSVSAVKSRTSRAIAELRSVLTEPTSVERNAR, from the coding sequence GTGACCGACGCCGCCGAGGATTTCCACGCGTACGTGTACGCGCGGTATCGCGCGCTCATGCGCACCGCGTTCCTCCTGACCGGCGACCACCACGCCGCCGAGGACCTGGTGCAGACCGCACTCGCGAAGGCGTTCCTCGCGTGGGCTCGGATCGAGCGACGCGAGGCCATCGACTCCTACATCCGCAAGACGATGGTCAACGAGCACACGAGCTGGTGGCGGCGGGCCTGGCGGCGCCGCGAGGTCACCCGCGAGCAGGTGCCCGACCAACCGCTGGACGACCTGGGCGAACGGGATCGCGACCTGTGGGACCTGGTCGAGCGGCTGCCGGCGAAGCAACGCGTCGCGGTGGTCCTCCGCTACTACGAGGACCTCACCGAGGCCGAGACCGCCGCGGCGCTGGGCGTTTCGGTGAGTGCGGTGAAGAGCCGTACGAGTCGCGCCATCGCCGAGCTCCGCTCCGTCCTCACCGAACCCACGTCCGTAGAGAGGAATGCCCGATGA
- a CDS encoding class I SAM-dependent methyltransferase, with protein sequence MELETFRALRTPAGSRLLAACEGYREADAVRLATRLRKDHPADLVAAALTQASLRQQAAAKFGADAALLFFTREGLEQATTRAVAEHRTRRLNGAVVDLCCGLGGDLLALARAGLQATGVDRDPLTVELARANLEVLGLAATVEQAEVESYDRSPYDVAIADPARRGARGRIFDPAAYSPPWSFVLALLESDACVKTAPIIPHRLVPEGVEAEWVSERGEVKEAALWSGRFVSARRRATVLASGASLTDADDPGGADVLPPSGYLYEPDGAVVRAGLVTAVAPLVGGALLHAEIAYLTSQELVATPFATAYEITDVLRYDERQLRKLFKDRKVGRLTIKKRGLDVDPADVRKRLVAKGPNEATLVLTRTPESTVALLCESRLRPLPHSPRPSS encoded by the coding sequence TTGGAACTGGAGACGTTCCGGGCGCTCCGGACGCCTGCGGGCTCGCGGTTGCTGGCCGCCTGCGAGGGCTACCGGGAGGCGGACGCCGTACGGCTGGCGACCCGCCTGCGCAAGGACCATCCGGCTGACCTCGTCGCGGCAGCGCTGACCCAGGCTTCGCTCCGGCAGCAGGCGGCGGCGAAGTTCGGAGCGGACGCCGCCCTCCTCTTCTTCACCCGCGAGGGCCTGGAGCAGGCGACCACCCGGGCGGTCGCCGAGCACCGGACGCGGCGCCTGAACGGGGCGGTCGTGGATCTGTGCTGCGGCCTCGGCGGCGACCTGCTCGCCCTCGCCCGCGCCGGCCTCCAGGCGACCGGCGTCGACCGAGACCCGCTGACCGTCGAGCTCGCCCGGGCCAACCTCGAGGTGCTGGGCCTGGCCGCGACCGTCGAGCAGGCGGAAGTCGAGTCGTACGACCGCTCGCCGTACGACGTCGCGATCGCCGACCCGGCGCGGCGTGGGGCGCGCGGGCGGATCTTCGACCCGGCCGCGTACTCGCCGCCGTGGTCGTTCGTCCTCGCCCTGCTCGAGAGCGACGCCTGTGTGAAGACCGCGCCGATCATCCCGCACCGGCTGGTCCCCGAGGGGGTCGAGGCGGAGTGGGTCAGCGAGCGCGGCGAGGTCAAGGAGGCGGCGCTGTGGTCGGGGCGCTTCGTGTCCGCGCGGCGGCGGGCCACCGTTCTCGCCTCCGGGGCTTCGCTGACCGACGCCGACGATCCGGGCGGCGCGGACGTGCTTCCGCCGTCCGGCTACCTGTACGAGCCGGACGGTGCCGTCGTCCGCGCCGGCCTCGTCACCGCGGTCGCGCCGCTGGTCGGGGGCGCACTGCTGCACGCGGAGATCGCGTACCTCACCTCTCAGGAACTGGTGGCGACGCCGTTCGCGACCGCGTACGAGATCACCGACGTGCTGCGGTACGACGAGCGCCAGCTCCGCAAGCTGTTCAAGGACCGGAAAGTCGGCCGGCTGACCATCAAGAAGCGCGGTCTCGACGTCGACCCGGCCGACGTACGCAAGCGCCTGGTCGCGAAGGGGCCGAACGAGGCGACGCTGGTCCTCACCCGCACGCCGGAGAGCACGGTCGCGCTGCTGTGCGAAAGTCGTTTGCGACCTTTGCCCCACTCGCCGCGTCCTTCCTCGTAG
- the groES gene encoding co-chaperone GroES: MSVSIKPLEDRIVVQALDAEETTASGLVIPDTAKEKPQEGEVLAVGPGRIDDNGNRVPLDVAVGDKVIFSKYGGTEVKYNGQDYLILSARDVLAIVEK, translated from the coding sequence GTGTCGGTCTCCATCAAGCCGCTCGAGGACCGCATCGTCGTTCAGGCGCTCGACGCCGAGGAAACGACTGCGTCCGGGCTCGTGATTCCCGACACCGCGAAGGAGAAGCCCCAGGAGGGCGAGGTCCTCGCGGTGGGGCCGGGTCGCATCGACGACAACGGCAACCGTGTTCCGCTCGACGTCGCTGTCGGCGACAAGGTGATCTTCAGCAAGTACGGCGGCACCGAGGTCAAGTACAACGGCCAGGACTACCTGATCCTGTCCGCTCGCGACGTGCTCGCCATCGTCGAGAAGTGA
- a CDS encoding mandelate racemase/muconate lactonizing enzyme family protein produces MRIETVDTWVVNVPLTQAFTSSFETKAGTTRTVVRVRTDDGVVGWGETMHGRPVATLIDKLAPKLIGTDPFELERMAKTLEMVPFFYGYLGYAALAGIDIACWDIIGKVSGQPLSRLLGGSFRTNVPLTCLITRADAGPEPSDLPQQVADAARTTRERWGFDAIKLKGTSDPVGDVAIMEALRTAHPDAKLRVDPNAAWTVHETIEAGRRLVPLGLEYLEDPCPGIEGMALVRQRVGIPLCTNMCVVRFDEFAPAVRAGAIDVLHGDVHKWGSIMGTKQLGRLCSTFGLGMNLHSGGELGLSTAAHLHLAVAMPELRYAIDSMYYLLADDILTERLPIADGAMTAPTGPGLGVEPDLDKLEQYAAANAADGDHTL; encoded by the coding sequence GTGCGGATCGAGACGGTCGACACCTGGGTGGTCAACGTACCGTTGACGCAGGCTTTCACGAGCTCGTTCGAGACGAAGGCGGGGACCACTCGGACGGTGGTGCGGGTGCGGACCGACGACGGCGTCGTCGGTTGGGGCGAGACCATGCACGGCCGCCCTGTCGCGACGCTGATCGACAAGCTCGCGCCGAAGCTGATCGGGACCGACCCGTTCGAGCTCGAACGGATGGCGAAGACGCTCGAGATGGTGCCGTTCTTCTATGGCTACTTGGGTTATGCGGCGCTGGCGGGGATCGACATCGCGTGCTGGGACATCATCGGCAAGGTGTCGGGGCAGCCCCTGTCGCGGTTGCTCGGCGGCTCGTTCCGTACGAACGTTCCGCTGACGTGCCTGATCACCCGGGCCGACGCGGGACCTGAGCCGTCCGACCTGCCTCAGCAGGTGGCTGATGCGGCGCGAACGACCCGTGAGCGTTGGGGATTCGACGCGATCAAGCTCAAGGGGACGAGTGACCCGGTGGGCGACGTCGCGATCATGGAGGCGTTGCGTACGGCCCATCCGGACGCCAAGCTGCGGGTGGATCCGAACGCGGCGTGGACCGTGCACGAGACCATCGAGGCGGGGCGGCGGTTGGTGCCGCTGGGCTTGGAGTATCTCGAGGATCCGTGCCCTGGCATCGAGGGCATGGCGCTGGTGCGGCAGCGGGTGGGCATCCCGTTGTGTACGAACATGTGCGTGGTGCGCTTCGACGAGTTCGCGCCGGCGGTGCGGGCTGGGGCGATCGACGTTCTGCACGGCGATGTGCACAAGTGGGGCTCGATCATGGGGACGAAGCAGCTGGGGCGGCTCTGCTCGACGTTCGGCCTCGGCATGAACCTGCACAGCGGCGGCGAGCTCGGCCTGTCCACCGCGGCGCACCTGCACCTGGCGGTGGCGATGCCCGAGCTGCGGTACGCGATCGACTCGATGTACTACCTGCTCGCCGACGACATCCTCACCGAACGGCTGCCGATCGCCGACGGCGCGATGACCGCGCCGACGGGACCGGGCCTCGGCGTCGAGCCCGACCTGGACAAGCTCGAGCAGTACGCCGCGGCCAACGCGGCGGACGGGGATCACACGCTCTGA
- the groL gene encoding chaperonin GroEL (60 kDa chaperone family; promotes refolding of misfolded polypeptides especially under stressful conditions; forms two stacked rings of heptamers to form a barrel-shaped 14mer; ends can be capped by GroES; misfolded proteins enter the barrel where they are refolded when GroES binds), whose translation MPKILEFDEDARRALERGVDALANTVKVTLGPKGRNVVIDKKWGAPTITNDGVTVAREIELDNPFENLGAQLVKEVATKTNDIAGDGTTTATVLAQAMVHRGLRAVAAGSNPMALKRGIDIGVEALNKHLLDSAKSVDTKDQMAHVATISAQDATIGSLIAEAFDKVGKDGVITVEESNSLGTELELTEGMQFDKGFIAPNFVTDSERQEAVLEDPYILIYPGKIASMSDLLPLLEKVVQSGKALVIIAEDVEGEALATLVVNKIRGTFSSVAVKAPGFGDRRKAMLEDMAILTGAKVVSPEMGLKLDQVGLEVLGTARRVVVTKDDTTIVDGSGKSDEVLARTNQIKTEIDNTDSDWDREKLQERLAKLAGGVCVIKVGAATEVELKEKKHRIEDAVSATRAAIEEGIVTGGGSALVVAAAVLEDGLGQTGDELIGVGIVKYATAEPLRWIAENAGVEGYVVVEKVREAGGTNGYNASTNEYGDLAAQGVIDPVKVTRSALSNAASIAGMLLTTETLVVDKPEDSEADAGGAGHGHGHGH comes from the coding sequence ATGCCCAAGATTCTGGAGTTCGACGAGGACGCACGGCGCGCGCTGGAGCGCGGCGTCGACGCCCTCGCGAACACCGTGAAGGTGACGCTCGGCCCCAAGGGCCGCAACGTCGTGATCGACAAGAAGTGGGGCGCTCCGACCATCACGAACGACGGCGTGACCGTCGCTCGTGAGATCGAGCTGGACAACCCGTTCGAGAACCTGGGTGCCCAGCTCGTCAAGGAGGTCGCCACCAAGACCAACGACATCGCCGGTGACGGCACCACCACCGCGACGGTGCTGGCGCAGGCGATGGTGCACCGCGGCCTGCGTGCCGTGGCGGCCGGCTCCAACCCGATGGCGCTCAAGCGCGGCATCGACATTGGCGTCGAGGCGCTCAACAAGCACCTGCTCGACAGCGCGAAGTCCGTCGACACCAAGGACCAGATGGCGCACGTCGCGACCATCTCGGCCCAGGACGCCACGATCGGTTCGCTGATCGCCGAGGCGTTCGACAAGGTCGGCAAGGACGGCGTGATCACCGTCGAGGAGTCCAACTCGCTGGGTACGGAGCTGGAGCTCACCGAGGGCATGCAGTTCGACAAGGGCTTCATCGCCCCGAACTTCGTGACCGACAGCGAGCGCCAGGAAGCCGTGCTCGAGGACCCGTACATCCTCATCTACCCGGGCAAGATCGCCTCGATGTCCGACCTGCTCCCGTTGCTGGAGAAGGTCGTGCAGTCGGGCAAGGCCCTGGTGATCATCGCCGAGGACGTCGAGGGTGAGGCGCTCGCGACGCTGGTCGTGAACAAGATCCGTGGCACGTTCTCCTCCGTCGCCGTCAAGGCGCCTGGCTTCGGTGACCGCCGCAAGGCGATGCTGGAGGACATGGCGATCCTGACCGGTGCGAAGGTCGTGTCGCCGGAGATGGGCCTCAAGCTCGACCAGGTCGGGCTCGAGGTGCTGGGTACGGCGCGGCGTGTGGTCGTCACCAAGGACGACACCACGATCGTCGACGGCTCCGGCAAGTCGGACGAGGTTCTGGCTCGTACGAACCAGATCAAGACCGAGATCGACAACACCGACTCCGACTGGGACCGCGAGAAGCTGCAGGAGCGGCTCGCGAAGCTGGCCGGCGGCGTGTGCGTGATCAAGGTCGGTGCCGCGACCGAGGTCGAGCTCAAGGAGAAGAAGCACCGCATCGAAGACGCGGTGTCTGCTACTCGGGCCGCGATCGAGGAAGGCATCGTCACCGGCGGTGGGTCGGCGCTCGTCGTCGCCGCCGCTGTGCTCGAGGACGGCCTTGGCCAGACCGGCGACGAGCTGATCGGCGTCGGGATCGTCAAGTACGCGACCGCCGAGCCGCTGCGCTGGATCGCCGAGAACGCGGGCGTCGAGGGCTACGTCGTGGTCGAGAAGGTCCGCGAGGCTGGCGGAACGAACGGCTACAACGCCTCGACGAACGAGTACGGCGACCTCGCCGCTCAGGGTGTCATCGACCCGGTGAAGGTGACCCGTTCGGCTCTGTCGAACGCCGCCTCCATCGCGGGGATGCTGCTCACCACCGAGACGCTCGTGGTGGACAAGCCCGAGGACTCCGAGGCCGACGCCGGTGGCGCCGGTCACGGTCACGGGCACGGCCACTGA
- a CDS encoding rhodanese-like domain-containing protein, protein MTITMTTAPLRVPPADPEAAANYFRTKLAFHTDVSDVAAAIDAAKAMNADKGFVLLDSRNAASWEQGHVPGAIHLPRPEITKRAPELLDKDVPVVTYCWGPGCDGAMKAALALAELGFRVKEMLGGMEYWIREGLPVETAAGVARQPIDPLTAPAHP, encoded by the coding sequence ATGACGATCACGATGACGACGGCACCGCTCCGCGTCCCGCCCGCGGACCCGGAGGCGGCCGCGAACTATTTCCGTACCAAGCTCGCCTTCCACACCGACGTCTCCGACGTGGCCGCCGCCATCGACGCCGCGAAGGCGATGAACGCGGACAAGGGCTTCGTGCTGCTCGACTCCCGCAACGCCGCGTCCTGGGAGCAGGGCCACGTTCCCGGCGCGATCCACCTGCCGCGGCCGGAGATCACGAAGCGGGCGCCGGAGTTGCTCGACAAGGACGTCCCGGTGGTCACGTACTGCTGGGGACCCGGCTGCGACGGCGCGATGAAGGCCGCGCTTGCCCTTGCGGAGTTGGGCTTTCGGGTCAAGGAGATGCTCGGCGGCATGGAGTACTGGATCCGCGAAGGCCTCCCCGTCGAGACAGCGGCCGGTGTCGCGCGGCAGCCCATCGACCCCCTGACGGCCCCGGCGCATCCCTGA
- a CDS encoding MFS transporter — translation MSDDQVTLRSVAAPVYLPSLLYGIGQGAIVPIIALSARDLGASIGLASLVVGLVGLGQIVGDIPAGALAARVGERRAMLAATVLAAAALLVCILATTIWMLGIAILATGFAGSVWGLARQAYLTELVPYQLRARALSTLGGAQRIGMFIGPFLGALAAHYWHTDGPYALHLVTAIVAAGVLFVLADPTKRDQQRRATNEAPKGTVQIAKQQFAVLRTLGVGALLIGAIRASRQVVIPLWADQIGLDPAAVSIIFGISAAVDMLMFYPAGKVMDRVGRAWVAVPSMLILGIAHLVLPLTHTPATLAAVAVVMGFGNGIGSGLIMTMGADLSPPEARTEFLGVWRLFSDLGNGAGPLLIAGITGLSALGPAVLVMGVIGLGGAAVLGRWIPRHIPSPKS, via the coding sequence ATGTCAGATGATCAGGTCACCCTGCGCTCGGTCGCGGCCCCGGTGTACCTGCCCTCGCTGCTCTACGGCATCGGCCAGGGCGCGATCGTCCCGATCATCGCCCTGTCCGCCCGCGACCTCGGCGCCTCCATCGGGCTCGCCAGCCTCGTCGTCGGGCTCGTCGGGCTCGGCCAGATCGTCGGCGACATCCCGGCCGGCGCGCTCGCGGCACGGGTCGGCGAACGAAGGGCGATGCTCGCCGCCACCGTTCTCGCCGCCGCCGCACTCCTCGTCTGCATCCTCGCCACCACGATCTGGATGCTCGGCATCGCGATCCTCGCCACCGGGTTCGCCGGCAGTGTCTGGGGCCTCGCACGACAGGCCTATCTGACCGAGCTCGTCCCCTACCAGCTCAGGGCCCGCGCGCTCTCCACGCTCGGCGGCGCGCAGCGGATCGGCATGTTCATCGGCCCGTTCCTCGGCGCGCTGGCCGCCCACTACTGGCACACCGACGGGCCGTACGCCCTGCACCTGGTGACCGCGATCGTCGCCGCCGGCGTGCTGTTCGTCCTCGCCGACCCGACCAAGCGCGACCAACAGCGACGGGCCACCAACGAAGCGCCCAAGGGCACCGTCCAGATCGCCAAGCAGCAGTTCGCGGTCCTCCGCACGCTCGGCGTCGGCGCCCTGCTGATCGGCGCGATCCGCGCATCCCGTCAGGTCGTCATCCCCTTGTGGGCGGACCAGATCGGCCTCGACCCCGCCGCCGTCAGCATCATCTTCGGCATCTCCGCGGCGGTCGACATGCTGATGTTCTATCCCGCCGGCAAGGTCATGGACCGCGTCGGACGAGCCTGGGTCGCCGTTCCGTCCATGCTCATCCTCGGCATCGCCCACCTCGTTCTCCCCCTGACCCACACGCCCGCGACGCTGGCCGCCGTCGCGGTCGTCATGGGCTTCGGGAACGGAATCGGCTCGGGCCTCATCATGACGATGGGCGCCGACCTCTCGCCCCCAGAAGCGCGGACGGAGTTCCTCGGCGTCTGGCGGCTCTTCTCCGACCTCGGGAACGGGGCCGGCCCGCTGCTGATCGCCGGCATCACCGGCCTGTCCGCGTTGGGTCCAGCCGTCCTCGTCATGGGCGTGATCGGGCTCGGCGGCGCCGCCGTCCTCGGCCGCTGGATCCCGCGGCACATCCCCTCGCCGAAGAGCTAG
- a CDS encoding Lrp/AsnC family transcriptional regulator: MAAESLDETDWRILVALQQNGRASFADLARTVSMSPSAVTERVRRLESLGVIAGYTAVLDTERLGLTVLALVRIRYPTGNYKPFHDLIAKMPEVIEAHHVTGDDCFMLKVLARSMRHLEQVTGRLAGLGPVTTSVVYSSPLPRREIGPPGH, encoded by the coding sequence GTGGCCGCTGAATCCCTGGACGAGACCGACTGGCGCATCCTCGTCGCCCTGCAACAGAACGGACGGGCCAGCTTCGCCGACCTCGCCCGGACGGTGTCGATGTCGCCGAGCGCTGTCACCGAACGCGTACGACGACTCGAGTCGCTCGGCGTGATCGCCGGCTACACGGCCGTGCTGGACACCGAACGGCTCGGGCTCACCGTGCTGGCGCTGGTACGGATTCGCTACCCGACCGGCAACTACAAGCCGTTCCACGACCTGATCGCGAAGATGCCCGAGGTGATCGAGGCGCACCACGTCACGGGCGACGACTGCTTCATGCTGAAGGTGCTGGCCCGGTCGATGCGGCATCTCGAACAGGTCACCGGGCGACTGGCCGGACTCGGCCCGGTGACGACCAGCGTGGTCTACTCGAGTCCGTTGCCGCGCAGAGAAATAGGACCACCTGGTCACTGA
- a CDS encoding nuclear transport factor 2 family protein — protein MEPLTRYIEAWVANDPDRIAAAVTEDCVITECYGPVYRGRDRVREWAVAWFALERVVHRWTVTDSFGAGDREAAQWTFECTSDGDRTTFDGATISTSRDGLIHTLREFETSAPLYDWTGEWR, from the coding sequence ATGGAACCTCTGACCCGCTACATCGAGGCGTGGGTGGCGAACGATCCCGACCGGATCGCCGCCGCGGTCACCGAGGACTGCGTGATCACCGAGTGCTACGGGCCGGTGTATCGGGGCAGGGACCGGGTGCGCGAGTGGGCGGTGGCGTGGTTCGCGCTCGAGCGGGTCGTGCACCGGTGGACGGTCACCGACTCCTTCGGCGCGGGCGATCGGGAGGCGGCGCAGTGGACGTTCGAGTGCACGTCGGACGGTGATCGCACCACGTTCGACGGGGCGACGATCTCCACCTCGCGGGACGGGCTGATCCACACGCTGCGCGAGTTCGAGACGTCGGCGCCGCTGTACGACTGGACTGGCGAGTGGAGATGA
- a CDS encoding serpin family protein has protein sequence MTSRRDVLAAVLLAAVAAACGRESSPGNKVRPTRLIHPPPIEATTYAVNGMTAFGAKLFDLVSDPTKNAVLSPFSIATAFGMARAGARGETEEQIDRVLGFPWNPHLALHRLADDIVTAKAIPPKSNAKRKPEDDPKPPVVAIANGLFAQAGIDVVKAFLDLVAEQYGAGVQRVDFTQPDRAMAFINAWVREQTADRIKKLFDDLDPTTLLVLANAVYLKADWTVPMLPMSDQPFRRSAGTVPVPTMFSRDERRYAEGPGWQAGELTYFGGELAMWVVVPRGDAAPASLLTPDVLDTISSKLKKAQVDLTMPRWDFATDLDLVPPLRELGMEVPFTPEADFSGMLPGVMIDQVVHRANITVDEWGTEAAAVTGISAVPVSAPAPGIPLRADHPFAFAIMHLPTKTPLFLGQVVDPTAKDA, from the coding sequence ATGACCTCACGACGCGATGTGCTCGCGGCAGTCCTCCTCGCCGCGGTCGCGGCAGCCTGCGGGCGGGAGTCCTCACCTGGCAACAAGGTTCGGCCGACCCGGTTGATCCATCCGCCTCCGATCGAGGCGACGACGTACGCGGTGAACGGCATGACCGCGTTCGGCGCGAAGCTCTTCGACCTGGTGTCCGATCCGACCAAGAACGCCGTGTTGTCACCCTTTTCGATCGCGACCGCGTTCGGCATGGCCCGTGCCGGCGCGCGGGGCGAGACCGAGGAGCAGATCGACAGGGTGCTCGGCTTCCCGTGGAACCCGCATCTGGCGCTCCACCGGCTCGCCGACGACATCGTCACCGCGAAGGCGATTCCGCCGAAGAGCAACGCGAAACGCAAGCCCGAGGACGACCCCAAGCCGCCGGTGGTGGCGATCGCGAACGGGCTGTTCGCTCAAGCGGGCATCGACGTGGTGAAGGCGTTCCTCGACCTTGTGGCCGAGCAGTACGGCGCCGGCGTGCAGCGCGTCGACTTCACCCAGCCGGACCGGGCGATGGCGTTCATCAATGCCTGGGTCCGGGAGCAGACGGCCGACCGGATCAAGAAGCTGTTCGACGACCTCGACCCGACAACACTGCTGGTGTTGGCGAACGCCGTGTACCTGAAGGCGGACTGGACCGTGCCGATGCTTCCCATGTCGGACCAACCGTTCCGCCGGTCGGCCGGCACAGTCCCGGTCCCGACGATGTTCAGCCGGGACGAACGGCGGTACGCCGAGGGTCCGGGTTGGCAAGCAGGGGAGCTCACCTACTTCGGCGGTGAGCTGGCGATGTGGGTCGTCGTCCCCCGCGGCGACGCCGCGCCGGCGTCGCTCCTGACGCCGGACGTCCTCGACACGATCTCGTCCAAGCTCAAGAAGGCGCAGGTCGATCTGACCATGCCACGTTGGGATTTCGCGACCGATCTCGACCTCGTCCCGCCGCTCCGCGAGCTCGGCATGGAGGTGCCGTTCACTCCCGAAGCGGACTTCTCCGGCATGCTGCCCGGCGTGATGATCGACCAGGTCGTGCATCGGGCGAACATCACCGTCGACGAGTGGGGTACCGAGGCCGCCGCGGTCACGGGTATCTCTGCCGTTCCCGTCTCGGCGCCCGCGCCGGGAATCCCCCTGCGTGCCGACCACCCGTTCGCGTTCGCGATCATGCACCTGCCGACCAAGACGCCCTTGTTCCTCGGCCAGGTCGTCGACCCCACCGCTAAGGACGCCTGA
- a CDS encoding choice-of-anchor I family protein, whose amino-acid sequence MKLRIAACLGLVAATIALTPTAQASNGKHLTVTQVGTYATGIFDEAAAEIVTYDAKSKRLFVVNAAQAKIEVLDARKPATPTKLFDLQTTGTTAADGSTIPDGSSANSVDVRRDGLVAVAVESATKTDNGWVVFFDGRSSTGKPLGAVRVGAQPDMVAFTPDGDYLLAANEGEPNDDFTVDPEGSVAVIDTPRRGVPRQRDVELADFHRFERKVPHGVRIFGPKVNTQFPVSANLEPEYITVDKRSRTAYVTLQEANAIAEIDIRKARVTELRALGVKDHSRKHNGIDPSDRDDAIAIDRVPVYGMYQPDAVASYTFGGRTFLVTANEGDVREWGDYVEAARVKDLGDDGLAPLCAGAFDPSVTEDAELGRLNVSIASGLKADGSCYERLYAFGARSMSIWTTNGRQVFDSGDEFERVTAEAKPAFFNSNHTEANFDGRSDDKGPEPEGVTIGEVRGRTYAFVSLERVGGVLVYDITNPYRAEFVSYVNNRDFANQTGDLGPEGVTFIPADESPVRGTPMLAVANEVSGSTTLYRLDLRRP is encoded by the coding sequence GTGAAGCTCCGTATCGCCGCCTGCCTAGGTCTGGTCGCCGCCACCATCGCCCTGACGCCAACGGCGCAAGCCAGTAACGGCAAACACCTCACAGTGACTCAAGTCGGCACCTATGCCACCGGCATCTTCGACGAGGCCGCGGCCGAGATCGTCACGTACGACGCCAAGTCCAAGCGCCTCTTCGTCGTGAACGCCGCCCAGGCCAAGATCGAGGTCCTCGACGCCCGGAAGCCGGCGACGCCGACCAAGCTCTTCGACCTGCAGACGACGGGCACGACGGCCGCCGATGGTTCGACGATCCCGGACGGCTCGTCGGCCAACTCCGTCGACGTCCGCCGGGACGGCCTGGTCGCCGTCGCCGTCGAGTCGGCCACGAAGACCGACAACGGCTGGGTCGTGTTCTTCGACGGCCGGAGCAGCACCGGCAAGCCGCTCGGCGCGGTACGGGTCGGCGCGCAGCCCGACATGGTGGCGTTCACGCCGGACGGCGACTACCTGCTCGCCGCCAACGAGGGCGAGCCGAACGACGACTTCACCGTCGACCCCGAGGGCTCGGTCGCGGTGATCGACACCCCGCGCCGCGGCGTTCCGCGCCAGCGCGACGTCGAGCTCGCCGACTTCCACCGGTTCGAGCGCAAGGTCCCCCATGGGGTAAGGATCTTCGGCCCCAAGGTGAACACGCAGTTCCCGGTGTCGGCCAACCTCGAGCCCGAGTACATCACCGTCGACAAGCGGAGCAGGACAGCGTACGTCACTCTCCAAGAAGCCAACGCGATCGCCGAGATCGACATCCGCAAGGCGCGCGTCACCGAGCTCCGTGCCCTCGGCGTCAAGGACCATTCACGCAAGCACAACGGCATCGACCCGTCCGACCGGGACGACGCGATCGCCATCGACCGAGTGCCGGTCTACGGCATGTACCAGCCGGACGCCGTCGCGTCGTACACCTTCGGTGGCAGGACGTTCCTCGTCACCGCGAACGAGGGCGACGTCCGCGAGTGGGGCGACTACGTCGAGGCCGCGCGGGTCAAGGACCTCGGCGACGACGGGCTGGCTCCCTTGTGTGCCGGCGCGTTCGACCCCTCCGTGACCGAGGACGCCGAGCTCGGCCGCCTCAACGTCAGCATCGCCAGCGGGCTCAAGGCCGACGGCTCCTGCTACGAGAGGCTGTACGCGTTCGGCGCCCGCTCGATGTCGATCTGGACCACGAACGGCCGGCAGGTCTTCGACTCCGGCGACGAGTTCGAGCGTGTGACTGCCGAGGCCAAACCTGCGTTCTTCAACTCCAACCACACCGAGGCGAACTTCGACGGCCGCAGCGACGACAAGGGTCCCGAGCCCGAGGGCGTCACGATCGGCGAGGTGCGAGGCCGTACGTACGCGTTCGTCAGCCTCGAGCGCGTCGGCGGCGTGCTGGTGTACGACATCACCAACCCGTACCGCGCGGAGTTCGTGTCGTACGTCAACAACCGCGATTTCGCCAACCAAACAGGAGATCTCGGCCCGGAGGGCGTGACGTTCATCCCTGCCGACGAGTCGCCGGTACGCGGGACGCCGATGCTCGCGGTGGCGAACGAGGTGAGCGGCAGCACCACGCTGTACCGCCTCGACCTCAGGCGTCCTTAG